From the genome of Halostella limicola, one region includes:
- a CDS encoding thiamine pyrophosphate-binding protein, protein METSERLVETLSALDVDRVFGYPGGRVIELFDALPESDVDVVRPRDEREASVMAEMHGRLTGEPGVLAGQGPWIGSLGGIGQMEARLGSSPMVTITEASERGDYSTVAPYQQSRGDYGGLELPKILDAITKEHWFPRSPTETVRSLQLAFKHAVAGRPGPTAVILDGDAVTEEFPEEAVPPVWDDREQTRTWQSRPTAEDVAAAAEALADAERPVIVAGNGVHAANAYDELREVAEAYDAAVATSYLGKSTVPETHPLAAGVIGSFGHEGANRVVSEADVLLVVGCRLNPMDTNWQAPEFIRPDEQTIVHADIDSRNAGWVYPADVGLIGDAAESLRELAAAGGDNDWAEARAADARESFSAPECESDASPILPQRAVKEIEAVVDEDTVVTADSGNNRFWLLNYLQTPAVRTYFGSGGVGGMGWATPAAVSAALATGDDVDVIGVAGDGGFAMTMTSVETAVEHGVAPTFVVLNDTSLGMVRQMQDGADDIAGVEFHDTDFVRVAEALGATGVRVTTPDELGDALQDGKRADVPTVVDVRIDRGQDMAETLQSSFYASVGGLHE, encoded by the coding sequence ATGGAGACGAGCGAGCGCCTCGTCGAGACCCTCTCCGCCCTCGACGTGGACCGCGTGTTCGGCTACCCCGGCGGCCGCGTCATCGAACTGTTCGACGCGCTCCCGGAGTCGGACGTGGACGTAGTCCGGCCGCGCGACGAGCGCGAGGCGAGCGTGATGGCGGAGATGCACGGCCGGCTGACGGGAGAACCCGGCGTCCTCGCCGGACAGGGACCCTGGATCGGTAGCCTCGGCGGCATCGGCCAGATGGAGGCGCGGCTGGGGTCGTCGCCGATGGTGACGATCACGGAGGCGTCCGAGCGCGGCGACTACTCGACGGTCGCGCCGTACCAGCAGTCACGCGGCGACTACGGCGGCCTCGAACTGCCGAAGATCCTCGACGCCATCACGAAGGAGCACTGGTTCCCCCGCTCGCCGACGGAGACCGTCCGGAGCCTCCAGCTGGCGTTCAAACACGCCGTGGCGGGCCGACCGGGGCCGACGGCGGTGATCCTCGACGGCGACGCCGTCACCGAGGAGTTCCCGGAGGAAGCCGTTCCGCCGGTGTGGGACGACCGCGAGCAGACGCGGACGTGGCAGTCGAGACCGACCGCGGAGGACGTCGCCGCCGCCGCCGAAGCGCTGGCCGACGCCGAGCGGCCGGTCATCGTCGCGGGCAACGGCGTCCACGCGGCGAACGCGTACGACGAACTCCGCGAGGTCGCGGAGGCGTACGACGCCGCCGTCGCGACCTCCTACCTCGGCAAGTCGACGGTCCCCGAGACGCACCCCCTCGCGGCGGGCGTCATCGGCTCGTTCGGCCACGAGGGCGCGAACCGCGTCGTCAGCGAGGCCGACGTCCTCCTCGTCGTCGGCTGTCGGCTCAACCCCATGGACACGAACTGGCAGGCCCCGGAGTTCATCCGGCCGGACGAACAGACGATCGTCCACGCCGATATCGACTCGCGCAACGCGGGGTGGGTCTACCCCGCCGACGTCGGACTCATCGGCGACGCCGCCGAGAGCCTTCGCGAACTCGCCGCGGCCGGCGGCGACAACGACTGGGCGGAAGCGCGGGCGGCCGACGCCCGGGAGTCGTTCAGCGCGCCCGAGTGCGAGTCGGACGCCTCGCCGATCCTCCCCCAGCGCGCCGTGAAGGAGATCGAAGCGGTCGTCGACGAGGACACGGTAGTCACGGCGGACTCGGGGAACAACCGGTTCTGGCTGCTGAACTACCTCCAGACGCCCGCCGTCCGGACCTACTTCGGGAGCGGCGGCGTCGGCGGGATGGGGTGGGCCACCCCCGCAGCGGTGTCGGCTGCGCTCGCGACCGGCGACGACGTAGACGTGATCGGCGTGGCCGGCGACGGCGGGTTCGCGATGACGATGACGAGCGTCGAGACGGCGGTCGAACACGGCGTCGCGCCGACGTTCGTCGTCCTCAACGACACCAGCCTCGGCATGGTCCGCCAGATGCAGGACGGCGCCGACGACATCGCCGGCGTCGAGTTCCACGATACCGACTTCGTCCGCGTCGCGGAGGCGCTCGGGGCGACCGGCGTCCGGGTGACGACGCCCGACGAACTCGGCGACGCCCTGCAGGACGGGAAGCGGGCGGACGTGCCGACGGTCGTCGACGTCCGGATCGACCGCGGCCAGGACATGGCCGAGACGCTCCAGTCGTCGTTCTACGCGTCGGTCGGCGGCCTTCACGAGTAA
- a CDS encoding NAD-dependent epimerase/dehydratase family protein produces MSPSTVLVTGGTGFIGSYVARDLVEQGHDVVAYDLSTDTDILEKLGIAEDVTVRRGDVTDPTDVVRAVRETGTTHVVHLAALLTNAAEENPRAAMTVNVEGTNNVFEAARTLDDQVERVAWASSAAVYAPPENYDDWVTEDDLVRPDTLYGATKEYNEHQARVYREEFGVSDVALRPTVAYGPYRETGGSAFLANIVEKPALGESFSVDYGDQAIDWQHVDDIAQAFRRAAFAPEEDLSQRVYNVRGELATIREAAETVQEIIPDADLTVSDEGELPWTQNLDMSKAQEDLGYEPEYDLERGFRQYIDVLREEAGLELLG; encoded by the coding sequence ATGTCGCCATCGACAGTGCTCGTCACCGGCGGTACCGGATTCATCGGGTCGTACGTGGCCAGGGACCTCGTGGAACAGGGCCACGACGTGGTCGCGTACGACCTCTCGACGGACACCGACATCCTGGAGAAACTCGGCATCGCCGAGGACGTGACCGTCCGGCGCGGCGACGTCACCGACCCGACGGACGTGGTGCGCGCGGTCCGAGAGACGGGGACGACGCACGTCGTCCACCTCGCCGCCCTGCTGACGAACGCCGCCGAGGAGAACCCGCGGGCGGCGATGACGGTCAACGTCGAGGGGACGAACAACGTGTTCGAGGCGGCGCGCACGCTCGACGACCAGGTCGAGCGCGTCGCATGGGCGTCGAGCGCCGCCGTCTACGCCCCGCCGGAGAACTACGACGACTGGGTGACCGAGGACGACCTCGTCAGGCCCGACACGCTGTACGGTGCGACGAAGGAGTACAACGAGCACCAGGCCCGGGTCTACCGCGAGGAGTTCGGCGTCTCCGACGTTGCGCTCCGCCCGACCGTCGCGTACGGCCCCTACCGCGAGACCGGTGGCTCGGCCTTCCTCGCGAACATCGTCGAGAAGCCGGCGCTCGGGGAGTCGTTCAGCGTCGACTACGGCGACCAGGCCATCGACTGGCAGCACGTCGACGACATCGCGCAGGCGTTCCGTCGCGCCGCGTTCGCGCCCGAGGAGGACCTGAGCCAGCGCGTGTACAACGTCCGCGGTGAGCTGGCAACTATCCGCGAGGCGGCGGAGACGGTGCAGGAGATCATCCCGGACGCCGACCTCACCGTCTCGGACGAGGGCGAACTCCCCTGGACGCAGAACCTCGACATGAGCAAAGCGCAGGAGGACCTCGGGTACGAGCCCGAGTACGACCTCGAACGCGGCTTCCGGCAGTACATCGACGTGCTCCGGGAGGAGGCCGGACTCGAACTGCTCGGATGA
- a CDS encoding class I SAM-dependent methyltransferase produces the protein MTEDADDSDAHGDHAGDADRTGDRETFASAESYYAEYRPGYGDDALRYLRDRFDLGEGDRVLDLGCGAGQIAVPVAAHVGEVVGMDPNEAMLREAQERADAVGRDNVEWVVGSDADLSDELGTFALATMGRSFHWMDQEATLETLHSLIEPGGGVAILNDEEWFTRGTRAWQDDAYDLAAEYLDDLPERTGPVDYSDDPWDELIASFGFVDVETETCRAEREWTVDEVVGYVFSLSFCAPERFANEAEQEAFEAALRDRLRNRAEETFSQTTAVTVITGRRE, from the coding sequence ATGACCGAAGACGCCGACGACTCCGACGCCCATGGCGACCACGCCGGCGACGCCGACCGCACCGGCGACCGCGAGACCTTCGCCAGCGCCGAGTCCTACTACGCCGAGTACCGCCCCGGCTACGGCGACGACGCCCTCCGATACCTCCGCGATCGATTCGACCTCGGCGAGGGCGACCGCGTCCTCGACCTCGGCTGCGGCGCGGGGCAGATCGCCGTTCCGGTGGCGGCGCACGTCGGCGAAGTCGTGGGGATGGACCCTAACGAGGCGATGCTGCGGGAGGCACAGGAGCGAGCCGACGCGGTCGGCAGGGACAACGTCGAGTGGGTCGTCGGGTCCGACGCGGACCTCTCCGACGAGCTCGGCACCTTCGCGCTCGCGACGATGGGCCGGTCCTTCCACTGGATGGACCAAGAGGCGACGCTGGAGACGCTGCACTCGCTGATCGAACCGGGCGGCGGCGTGGCAATCCTCAACGACGAGGAGTGGTTCACGCGGGGGACGCGGGCCTGGCAGGACGACGCGTACGACCTCGCCGCCGAGTACCTCGACGACCTGCCCGAACGGACCGGTCCGGTCGACTACTCAGACGACCCGTGGGACGAGCTAATAGCGTCGTTCGGGTTCGTCGACGTGGAGACGGAGACCTGCCGGGCGGAGCGCGAGTGGACCGTCGACGAGGTGGTCGGCTACGTCTTCTCGCTGTCGTTCTGCGCACCCGAGAGATTCGCAAACGAGGCGGAGCAAGAAGCCTTCGAGGCGGCCCTGCGCGACCGTCTGCGGAACAGGGCGGAAGAGACGTTCAGCCAGACCACCGCAGTGACGGTGATCACGGGCCGGCGGGAGTGA
- a CDS encoding HD domain-containing protein, with product MTDHDQQVRDAFPELEDIEDDDLREKVVEAWRLGLARGGWRDISDVPYAWNIHEVTNVEHVRGVTRIAVDAAEQQRDFHGADPDFDVVRAACLLHDVGKCYEYVDHVDDELVDPDPEYATDEIPHSMSGYALAHEVGCPLAVQRAIPHFIGEIPTRTLEAELVKSANSASSNAITQAAMGISLQEWVDEYSQTQ from the coding sequence ATGACTGACCACGACCAGCAGGTCCGCGACGCGTTCCCCGAACTCGAGGACATCGAGGACGACGACCTCCGCGAGAAGGTGGTGGAGGCGTGGCGGCTCGGCCTCGCCCGCGGCGGCTGGCGCGATATCTCCGACGTTCCGTACGCGTGGAACATCCACGAGGTGACGAACGTCGAGCACGTCCGCGGGGTGACCCGCATCGCGGTCGACGCGGCCGAGCAGCAGCGGGATTTCCACGGCGCGGACCCCGACTTCGACGTGGTCCGCGCTGCCTGTCTGCTCCACGACGTGGGCAAGTGCTACGAGTACGTCGACCACGTGGACGACGAACTGGTCGACCCGGACCCCGAGTACGCCACGGACGAGATCCCCCACTCCATGTCGGGCTACGCGCTCGCCCACGAGGTCGGCTGTCCGCTCGCGGTCCAGCGCGCGATCCCGCACTTCATCGGTGAGATTCCCACCCGAACGCTCGAAGCGGAACTCGTCAAGAGCGCCAACTCCGCCTCCTCCAACGCCATCACGCAGGCCGCGATGGGGATCAGCCTCCAGGAGTGGGTCGACGAGTACTCGCAGACGCAGTAA